In Macadamia integrifolia cultivar HAES 741 chromosome 1, SCU_Mint_v3, whole genome shotgun sequence, a single window of DNA contains:
- the LOC122066160 gene encoding ubiquitin C-terminal hydrolase 12-like, which yields MNLQLTSLRIKSFSLLSKSSLERYDSGDFEAGGYKWKLRRFPKGNKNKNGEGQISHYLVMSETDSLPPGWAADALFRLLVLDQIRDNFHIWLDANGRARRFGETKIQSECDRFITLKEFNDPTKGYLVDDTCVFGAEVFVHRCSVVGKGEYLLMTTGPSNCNLRKQSMSYLVKDLRIIEAHFLLIGTIEKQDPESE from the exons ATGAACCTCCAGCTCACTTCACTTCGGATAAAATCATTTTCCTTGCTTTCAAAGTCATCTCTTGAAAGATACGACTCTGGAGATTTCGAAGCTGGAGGCTACAAATG GAAACTCAGGCGGTTCCCAAAAggaaacaagaacaaaaatggGGAAGGGCAAATCTCTCACTACTTGGTAATGTCGGAGACAGACTCTCTCCCACCAGGTTGGGCGGCTGACGCCTTATTTAGGCTATTGGTGCTTGACCAAATAAGGGACAA CTTCCATATATGGTTAGATGCCAATGGAAGAGCAAGAAGATTCGGTGAAACAAAGATTCAATCTGAGTGCGACAGATTCATTACCCTTAAAGAGTTCAATGACCCTACCAAGGGATACTTGGTGGATGATACCTGTGTGTTTGGAGCTGAAGTTTTTGTCCACAGATGCAGTGTTGTAGGCAAAGGGGAGTATCTGTTGATGACAACCGGACCCAGCAATTGTAATCTCAGAAAACAATCAATGAGCTACTTGGTGAAAGATCTCCGCATCATTGAAGCACACTTTCTACTCATTGGAACAATTGAGAAACAGGACCCGGAATCAGAATGA